A genomic region of Paramormyrops kingsleyae isolate MSU_618 chromosome 19, PKINGS_0.4, whole genome shotgun sequence contains the following coding sequences:
- the LOC111837927 gene encoding uncharacterized protein produces the protein MLLRVLFGREQKYVRLSDLTFEAFMREVCLKFNISEDRQLNMKVYDQSDTEVDAEVFEEILKESPGTFRIMLGNEELGASLSSSSSAASEDTVILNFIKCDPPGEAATAEGSQPKRPCRVNYEAKALIEKILTTKPGGERIMQEYARTKSLTDATRRQMINILAAEMTETHGTSPPKSVRVMYAQGIVALFPYLEDPYAPHGYEHYYDPESGSGYLAWRLKTIQRKSAEERGASVSKSPKVGGPGHGRRRPVTAEKELSDESVEAAIAVLKHSADEETVREKMKATFVYRHSMVNDEKKATDVFLVFPRFLDTPGLIEQDFRLLFGEATANKFLESWPTNLKAKVIKESHGLIPTTELLDLMRSAESAAGAENGWDSDMSAILLLLHLLPPSAQGRKRPGKMSASQAVDHVIRFLKAGNSVQQHLDNIAQSSQPYLLAQGPTRSSIHTFFIVIDKHALPCKATGSVGALDELFKAHYVFCTSYSPSLTNFFTFLQTTIYNIDIGETKETPRVAELRARMLR, from the exons ATGCTGCTGCGCGTTTTGTTTGGCAGGGAGCAGAAGTATGTTAGACTGTCTGACCTAACATTTGAAGCCTTCATGAGAGAAG TGTGCCTAAAATTTAACATATCAGAAGATAGACAGCTAAATATGAAGGTGTATGACCAGTCTGACACAGAAGTTGACGCAGAGGTTTTTGAAGAAATATTGAAGGAGTCTCCTGGAACCTTCCGAATCATGCTGGGCAATGAAGAACTTG GTGCTTCtctatcatcatcatcctcagcAGCATCTGAAGATACTGTCATTCTGAATTTTATAAAGTGTGACCCTCCTGGAGAAGCAGCCACTGCTGAAGGAAGTCAACCTAAAAGGCCATGCCGTGTAAACTACGAGGCAAAAGCG TTGATTGAAAAAATCCTAACAACAAAGCCTGGCGGTGAACGCATCATGCAAGAGTATGCAAGAACAAAATCTCTGACAGATGCCACCAGAAGACAGATGATTAACATACTTGCAGCGGAGATGACAGAAACACATGG GACGTCCCCACCTAAAAGTGTCAGAGTGATGTATGCACAGGGAATAGTTGCTCTGTTTCCATATCTGGAAGACCCATATGCCCCACATGGATAT GAACATTACTACGATCCAGAGAGTGGTTCAGGATACCTTGCATGGCGGTTGAAGACCATTCAAAGAAAATCTGCAGAGGAAAGAGGTGCCTCAGTTAGCAAGTCTCCCAAAG ttGGTGGGCCAGGTCATGGTCGACGCAGGCCTGTCACTGCTGAAAAAGAGCTATCTGATGAGAGTGTGGAAGCAGCTATTGCTGTTTTGAAACATTCTGCTGATGAAGAGACTGTCCGTGAGAAGATGAAAGCTACCTTTGTTTATCGTCATTCAATGGTCAACGATGAAAAGAAAGCAACAGATGTCTTCTTAGTCTTTCCACGGTTTCTCGACACCCCAGGATTG ATAGAACAAGATTTCAGACTTCTATTTGGTGAGGCTACTGCCAACAAATTCTTGGAGAGCTGGCCCACCAATCTCAAAGCAAAAGTTATAAAGGAAAGCCATGGATTGATACCCACCACAGAGCTCTTGGATTTAATGCGGAGTGCTGAGTCAGCTGCTGGAGCTGAGAATG GCTGGGACAGTGACATGTCTGCTATATTGCTCCTTCTACATTTGCTACCCCCATCCGCACAAGGACGAAAGAGACCTGGAAAGATGTCTGCATCTCAAGCTGTAGATCATGTCATCAGATTCTTAAAG GCTGGAAACAGTGTACAGCAGCATCTAGACAACATAGCCCAAAGCAGTCAGCCCTACCttcttgctcagggacccacaaGAAGCAGCATTCACACCTTCTTCATTGTGATCGACAAGCATGCACTTCCATGTAAGGCGACAGGTTCAGTGGGAGCCCTTGACGAACTCTTTAAGGCGCATTATGTTTTCTGTACATCATACAGTCCTTCCCTGACTAACTTTTTCACTTTTCTCCAAACAACCATTTACAACATTGACATTGGAGAAACAAAGGAAACTCCCAGAGTTGCAGAGTTGCGAGCAAGAATGCTGCGTTAG